The Pelistega ratti genome window below encodes:
- the acnB gene encoding bifunctional aconitate hydratase 2/2-methylisocitrate dehydratase: protein MLEAYRKHAAERAALGIPALPLSAQQTADLIELLKNPPTGEEEFLLELFTHRVPAGVDEAAKVKASYLAALAFGSEKNALISPAYATELLGTMLGGYNISPLIELLDNPELGQIAANALKKTLLMFDAFHDVQEKAEKGNQFAKEVLQSWADGEWFTSRPEVPESLKITVFKVPGETNTDDLSPAPDATTRPDIPMHALAMLKNKREGAAFEPEEDGKRGPVAFIQSLKEKGNLVAYVGDVVGTGSSRKSATNSVLWFTGEDIPFIPNKRFGGVCLGGKIAPIFYNTMEDAGALPIELDVSQMEMGDEVELRPYEGKAIKNGQVIAEFQVKSDVLFDEVRAGGRIPLIIGRGLTAKAREALGLPPSTLFRLPKSPADTGKGFTLAQKMVGRACGLPEGQGVRPGTYCEPRMTSVGSQDTTGPMTRDELKDLACLGFSADLVMQSFCHTAAYPKPVDVKTHHELPAFISSRGGISLRPGDGVIHSWLNRMLLPDTVGTGGDSHTRFPIGISFPAGSGLVAFAAATGVMPLDMPESVLVRFKGKMQPGVTLRDLVNAIPLYAIKQGLLTVAKQGKKNIFSGRILEIEGLPDLKVEQAFEITDASAERSAAGCTVHLNKEPIIEYINSNITLLKTMIANGYQDARSLARRIRKMEEWLANPQLLQADPDAEYAAVIEIDLNEIHEPIVACPNDPDDVKTLSDVAGAKIDEVFIGSCMTNIGHFRAASKLLEGKRDIPVRLWIAPPTKMDAEQLTEEGHYGVFGVSGARTEMPGCSLCMGNQAQVREGATVMSTSTRNFPNRLGKNTNVYLGSAELAAICSRLGRIPTREEYLADIGVINENGDKIYRYMNFDQIDSYKELAATVKA, encoded by the coding sequence ATGTTAGAAGCGTATCGTAAACATGCAGCAGAACGTGCTGCCTTGGGTATTCCTGCCCTCCCCCTATCAGCGCAACAAACCGCTGATCTTATCGAATTGCTCAAAAATCCACCTACTGGTGAAGAAGAATTTTTATTAGAGCTATTCACTCACCGTGTACCTGCTGGTGTAGATGAAGCAGCCAAAGTAAAAGCATCTTACCTCGCTGCTCTCGCATTTGGTAGTGAAAAAAATGCGCTTATCAGCCCTGCTTATGCAACTGAACTACTAGGTACTATGCTAGGTGGTTACAATATCAGCCCATTAATTGAGCTTTTAGATAACCCAGAACTAGGGCAAATTGCCGCTAATGCATTGAAAAAAACCTTATTAATGTTTGATGCTTTCCACGATGTACAAGAGAAAGCCGAAAAAGGTAATCAATTTGCCAAAGAAGTTCTACAAAGCTGGGCAGATGGCGAATGGTTTACTAGTCGTCCTGAAGTACCTGAAAGTCTCAAAATCACTGTTTTCAAAGTACCCGGTGAAACGAATACCGATGACTTATCACCCGCACCTGATGCCACAACACGTCCTGATATTCCAATGCATGCACTCGCCATGTTAAAAAACAAACGTGAAGGCGCTGCTTTTGAACCAGAAGAAGATGGTAAACGTGGTCCTGTTGCCTTTATCCAATCACTCAAAGAAAAAGGTAATCTTGTTGCTTATGTCGGTGATGTGGTAGGAACAGGTTCTTCTCGTAAATCAGCAACTAACTCTGTTTTATGGTTTACGGGTGAAGATATTCCTTTCATTCCTAACAAACGTTTTGGTGGTGTCTGTTTGGGTGGTAAAATTGCTCCTATCTTTTATAACACCATGGAAGATGCCGGTGCATTACCTATCGAATTAGATGTTTCTCAAATGGAAATGGGAGATGAAGTTGAACTTCGCCCATACGAAGGTAAAGCCATCAAAAATGGTCAAGTCATTGCCGAATTCCAAGTTAAATCAGATGTTTTATTTGATGAAGTCCGTGCAGGTGGTCGTATTCCATTGATTATTGGTCGTGGTCTAACCGCAAAAGCGCGTGAAGCCCTTGGTTTACCCCCATCAACCTTATTCCGCCTACCCAAAAGCCCTGCTGATACAGGTAAAGGCTTTACATTGGCTCAAAAAATGGTTGGGCGTGCCTGTGGTTTACCTGAAGGACAAGGTGTCCGTCCAGGTACTTACTGCGAACCACGCATGACTTCTGTCGGTAGCCAAGATACCACTGGTCCAATGACACGTGACGAATTAAAAGACCTTGCTTGTTTAGGTTTCTCTGCTGACTTAGTCATGCAGTCATTCTGTCATACCGCAGCTTATCCAAAACCTGTTGATGTAAAAACACACCATGAATTACCTGCCTTTATTAGTAGCCGTGGTGGTATTTCATTACGTCCCGGTGATGGTGTCATTCACTCATGGCTAAACCGTATGTTATTACCTGATACAGTCGGTACAGGTGGTGACTCTCATACTCGTTTCCCAATTGGTATTTCATTCCCTGCAGGTTCTGGTCTTGTTGCCTTTGCTGCTGCAACAGGTGTTATGCCATTAGATATGCCTGAGTCTGTTTTAGTTCGTTTCAAAGGTAAAATGCAACCTGGCGTAACACTACGCGACCTTGTGAATGCAATTCCTTTATACGCTATTAAACAAGGTTTATTAACCGTTGCTAAACAAGGTAAGAAAAATATCTTCTCTGGACGTATCCTTGAAATCGAAGGTTTACCTGATCTTAAAGTAGAACAAGCTTTTGAAATCACCGATGCTTCTGCTGAACGTTCAGCGGCTGGTTGTACCGTACATCTTAATAAAGAGCCAATCATTGAATACATCAATAGTAATATCACCCTATTAAAAACAATGATTGCAAATGGCTATCAAGATGCACGCTCATTAGCTCGCCGTATCCGTAAAATGGAAGAGTGGTTAGCAAATCCACAATTATTACAAGCCGATCCTGATGCAGAATACGCTGCTGTCATTGAGATTGACTTAAATGAAATTCACGAACCTATCGTTGCCTGCCCTAATGACCCTGATGATGTGAAAACACTTTCAGACGTTGCTGGTGCAAAAATTGACGAAGTCTTTATCGGTAGTTGTATGACCAATATCGGTCATTTCCGTGCCGCTTCTAAACTACTTGAAGGTAAACGTGATATTCCTGTACGCCTATGGATTGCTCCACCAACCAAAATGGATGCAGAGCAATTAACCGAAGAAGGACACTATGGTGTATTCGGTGTTTCTGGTGCGCGTACAGAAATGCCGGGTTGCTCACTCTGTATGGGTAACCAAGCCCAAGTTCGAGAAGGGGCAACCGTAATGTCAACCAGTACACGTAACTTCCCTAACCGTTTAGGTAAGAATACCAATGTCTATCTCGGTTCGGCAGAATTAGCAGCAATTTGTTCTCGTCTTGGTCGTATTCCTACACGAGAAGAATACCTTGCTGATATTGGAGTGATTAATGAAAATGGTGATAAGATCTATCGCTATATGAACTTTGATCAAATCGATAGCTACAAAGAACTTGCTGCTACAGTGAAAGCATAA
- the thiC gene encoding phosphomethylpyrimidine synthase ThiC, whose translation MAKSKGNEAQELTQLSESLGIQFAYPKSVKAYITGSRPDIQVPYREIYQDDTITPTETIENPPIPVYDTSGAYGNPKATIDLKKGLPNIRGVWIDERGDTEVLPCLSSQYGQERVNDPKTAHLRFNKLIQPRRAKAGQNVTQMHYARKGIITPEMEFVALREQMKMDVLFRDPRYEKLIRQHAGFAYGANIPTHPDQITAEFVRQEVAAGRAIIPANINHTELEPMIIGRNFRVKINGNLGNSAVTSSLTEEVEKMVWSLRWGADTIMDLSTGEHIHETREWIIRNAPVPIGTVPIYQSLEKTGGIAEDLTWELFRDTLIEQAEQGVDYFTIHAGVLLRYVPLTAERLTGIVSRGGSIMAKWCLAHHQENFLYTHFDEICEIMKAYDVSFSLGDGLRPGCIADSNDEAQFGELYTLGELTAKAWQHDVQVMIEGPGHVPLQRVKQNMTEELSHCFEAPFYTLGPLVTDIAPAYDHITSGIGAANIAWYGTAMLCYVTPKEHLGLPDKEDVRTGIITYKLAAHAADLAKGWPGAQLRDNALSKARFEFRWRDQFRLGLDPEKAESYHDETLPAEGAKIAHFCSMCGPKFCSMKITKEVRDYAAQQMQEKSVEFVKKGSKIWS comes from the coding sequence ATGGCAAAATCAAAAGGTAATGAAGCACAAGAATTGACTCAATTAAGTGAGTCGCTTGGCATTCAATTTGCGTATCCCAAATCGGTTAAAGCATATATCACGGGTTCTCGTCCCGATATTCAAGTCCCTTATCGTGAAATATATCAGGATGATACGATTACCCCAACTGAAACAATAGAAAATCCCCCCATTCCTGTCTATGATACTAGCGGTGCTTATGGTAATCCTAAAGCCACTATTGATTTAAAAAAGGGATTACCTAATATTCGAGGGGTATGGATTGATGAACGAGGTGATACAGAAGTTTTACCCTGTTTATCAAGTCAGTATGGTCAGGAGAGAGTGAATGATCCTAAAACGGCACACCTGCGTTTTAATAAATTAATACAGCCTCGTCGTGCTAAGGCAGGACAAAATGTCACACAAATGCACTATGCTCGTAAGGGGATTATTACCCCTGAAATGGAGTTTGTTGCATTACGTGAACAAATGAAAATGGATGTGTTATTTCGCGACCCTCGTTATGAAAAATTAATTCGCCAACATGCTGGTTTTGCTTATGGGGCTAATATCCCCACACATCCTGATCAAATTACGGCAGAGTTTGTGCGACAAGAAGTAGCAGCAGGGCGAGCAATTATCCCTGCTAATATTAATCACACCGAGCTTGAGCCTATGATTATTGGGCGAAATTTTCGTGTCAAAATCAATGGTAATTTAGGTAATTCAGCGGTAACGTCTTCTTTAACCGAAGAAGTAGAAAAAATGGTATGGTCGCTTCGTTGGGGGGCTGATACGATTATGGATTTATCAACGGGTGAGCATATCCATGAAACACGAGAATGGATTATTCGTAACGCACCTGTGCCAATTGGTACTGTACCGATTTATCAATCCCTTGAGAAAACTGGTGGTATTGCTGAAGATTTAACTTGGGAATTGTTTAGAGATACCCTAATTGAGCAGGCAGAACAAGGGGTGGATTATTTTACGATTCATGCCGGTGTTTTATTACGATATGTTCCTCTGACAGCAGAACGCCTAACAGGTATTGTTTCGCGAGGGGGGTCTATTATGGCGAAGTGGTGTTTAGCACATCATCAAGAAAACTTCCTTTATACGCATTTTGATGAAATTTGTGAAATTATGAAAGCGTATGATGTGTCATTTTCTCTGGGGGATGGCTTACGACCCGGTTGTATTGCGGACTCAAATGATGAAGCTCAATTTGGTGAATTATATACCTTAGGAGAACTAACAGCTAAAGCATGGCAACATGATGTACAGGTGATGATTGAAGGGCCGGGTCATGTCCCCTTACAGCGTGTTAAACAGAATATGACAGAAGAGTTAAGCCATTGCTTTGAAGCACCTTTCTACACATTAGGGCCTTTGGTAACAGATATTGCACCAGCCTATGATCATATTACTTCTGGTATTGGGGCGGCAAATATTGCTTGGTATGGTACGGCAATGTTGTGCTATGTAACCCCTAAAGAGCATTTGGGTTTACCTGATAAAGAAGATGTGCGTACGGGTATTATTACTTACAAACTAGCAGCTCATGCAGCGGATTTAGCGAAAGGGTGGCCAGGAGCTCAGTTACGGGATAATGCTTTATCAAAGGCGCGTTTTGAATTCCGCTGGCGAGATCAATTTAGATTAGGGCTCGATCCAGAAAAGGCAGAAAGTTATCACGATGAAACATTACCTGCTGAGGGGGCAAAAATAGCCCATTTCTGCTCAATGTGTGGCCCTAAGTTTTGTTCGATGAAAATTACCAAAGAAGTCCGTGATTATGCTGCACAACAAATGCAGGAAAAATCGGTTGAATTTGTCAAAAAAGGCTCTAAAATCTGGAGCTGA
- a CDS encoding LysR family transcriptional regulator, with protein MLIDDMNLFVEVVNAKGFTSASRKLHIPTSTISVRINKLEKQLGLQLLNRTTRRIELTDIGKIYYDRAVHIVQESKALHQQLNGILTNPTGILRISIPVDFAYDILSPLLPEFHQRYPLIQLAFDITPRKVDIITETFDMVIRMGEQKNSSLISRKLVTLTRSLYASAHYLAHSGIPNTPEELIHHQCLQLHHQSQWHLIHHSKKEKMIEIQGSFEGNSVGMNLRLACEGLGITILPDILAQQYVQAGKIQRILPTWHAKPITAYILTTTKLLPAKTQVFINFLKEKLATIPY; from the coding sequence ATGCTGATAGATGATATGAATCTCTTTGTAGAGGTAGTCAATGCTAAAGGTTTTACCAGTGCCTCTCGTAAACTACATATACCAACCTCTACGATTTCGGTAAGAATCAATAAATTAGAAAAACAGTTAGGGCTACAATTACTTAATCGAACAACTCGCCGAATAGAACTCACTGATATTGGTAAGATTTACTATGATAGAGCTGTCCATATTGTTCAAGAAAGTAAAGCATTACATCAACAATTAAATGGTATATTGACCAATCCAACTGGCATACTACGCATCTCTATCCCTGTTGATTTTGCTTATGATATTCTTTCTCCGCTTCTACCAGAATTTCATCAACGTTACCCTCTCATTCAATTAGCGTTTGATATAACACCTCGTAAGGTGGATATTATTACCGAAACATTTGACATGGTCATTAGAATGGGGGAACAAAAAAATTCCTCTCTTATTAGCCGTAAACTGGTTACGTTAACGCGTAGTTTATATGCCTCAGCCCACTACCTTGCACATTCTGGCATACCCAATACACCAGAAGAACTTATACATCACCAATGTTTACAACTCCACCATCAATCACAATGGCATCTTATTCATCATTCAAAAAAAGAAAAAATGATTGAAATACAGGGTTCTTTTGAAGGAAATAGTGTCGGTATGAATTTACGCTTAGCTTGTGAGGGGTTAGGGATTACGATACTACCCGATATTCTTGCACAACAATATGTTCAAGCAGGTAAAATCCAGCGTATATTACCAACATGGCATGCAAAACCCATTACCGCCTATATCCTCACAACAACTAAACTTTTACCCGCTAAAACACAAGTATTTATTAATTTCTTAAAAGAGAAATTAGCAACAATACCATACTAA
- a CDS encoding isochorismatase family protein: MSMKNVFTVDNATMLLIDHQVGTMGWVGSISFDEMKKHALMLAKTAKATNMPVVLTSSMEDQAQGPLLPELQTILPQAFENRILRAGIVNAMNDVNFANAVKATGRKKVIVAGVTNDVCTVYPVLTLLEQGYEVQVVADAGGSPSKFADEMSLIRMREAGAIITSTNQLIAELAQDWSSENGSKLLGVIVESFQS, translated from the coding sequence ATGTCTATGAAAAATGTATTTACAGTAGATAATGCCACTATGTTACTGATTGATCATCAGGTGGGTACAATGGGCTGGGTTGGCTCTATTTCTTTTGATGAAATGAAAAAACATGCGTTGATGTTAGCGAAAACAGCCAAGGCGACTAATATGCCAGTTGTACTAACATCTAGTATGGAGGATCAAGCTCAAGGCCCTTTACTACCTGAGTTACAAACCATCCTACCACAAGCATTTGAAAATAGGATTTTGCGAGCAGGCATTGTGAATGCGATGAATGATGTTAATTTTGCAAATGCGGTAAAAGCAACAGGTCGTAAGAAAGTGATTGTTGCTGGGGTAACCAATGATGTATGTACAGTGTATCCTGTATTAACACTATTAGAACAAGGGTATGAGGTGCAAGTAGTAGCGGATGCAGGAGGCTCACCCAGTAAATTTGCAGATGAAATGTCATTAATTCGTATGCGAGAAGCGGGAGCAATAATTACGAGCACTAATCAACTCATTGCGGAGTTAGCACAAGATTGGTCTTCTGAAAATGGTTCAAAATTATTAGGTGTAATTGTAGAGAGTTTTCAAAGTTAA
- a CDS encoding GNAT family N-acetyltransferase, translating to MTIHHDTQKHLFFTEVDGHTAYIHYEPQGDNTLNILHTVVPEAIGGRGIAGKITEFMLNTAKENNYKIIPSCSYTESYLKRHPEYQDLVAK from the coding sequence ATGACAATTCATCATGACACACAAAAACACCTTTTCTTCACCGAAGTAGATGGTCATACCGCTTATATTCATTATGAACCTCAAGGCGATAATACGTTAAATATTCTCCATACTGTCGTACCAGAAGCCATTGGCGGTAGAGGTATAGCAGGAAAAATTACCGAATTTATGCTAAATACAGCCAAAGAAAATAACTACAAAATTATTCCTTCTTGCTCTTATACGGAATCTTATCTTAAACGTCATCCTGAATATCAAGATCTTGTGGCAAAATAG